The Streptomyces halobius genomic interval TCCGTCCCCGGCCATAACTTCCCCCGATCGAGAGCTCGTCACGTACCGCACTGACATCACGAATTTTAGTCGCGGGCGCCCGTGGCGCCTCAAGGCCGCGACTGTCACAGGGATGTCACCGATGCCGACGGATCGGCCAGACGGCCCGTCAAGCCGTCGCAATGGAGGGGGGGTGGGGTGATGGCCGCGTGGCCGGCTCCTGGACAGGCAACTGCCTCAGGCAGCTAATGGCTTCGTCCGGACGGGATGGCTTCGTCGGGGCGCATCAGCAGCACATCATGCGTCCGTCAAGGTCCGCTCGCGCTTCCCCCGGCTCCGCCGGATTCCCGTAGCGCCGCGCGCGGTTGGCGCCCGGTGACATGCCCCGGCGTCAACCTCGTGCGTCCAGCGGGCCGCACGTCACCACCATGGCTGTCGTGACCGGCACATGCGTCGTGACGGGTGAGGAGGTGACGCGATCGCCCTCGGCCCCCGCCGACCGCCGTCAAGTCCGCTGCGCGCCCCCGCTCACCCGTCCCTGCAGCAGTCGCGACAGCGAGGCATGTACGTCCTCCACCGAGCGGTGCGGCTGGAAGGTCTGCCAGTCCAGGGCGGCCACCAGGACCATCCCGAACAGGGCCGAGGCGGTGAGCGGGATATCGAGTTCTTCGGTGAGTTCGCCGGTGGCGACGGCGTCCCGCAGGACGGATTCGACGACGGCGAGGGCCCGGCCGCGCACCAGCTTCACGGTGGCGCGCCAGGTGCGGTTGGTGCGCCAGAGTTCGGCGGCGTAGAGCTGGGTGAGGGCCGGGGAGCGGGCGCAGAAGTCCAGACCGGCCCGGATCATCGCGTCCAGGGCGTCGACCCGGCTGCCGCCCTCCGCCGCGGTGGTCTGCTCGGCCTGTCGCAGGGAGTCGGCCAGCAGGTCGATACCGT includes:
- a CDS encoding TetR/AcrR family transcriptional regulator produces the protein MSIRSGRGGGAGNGTAPGARLCAAAAPRRVAATGPRREATRRKLFEAAVALIAEQGFSATTVDEIADRAGVAKGTVYYNFTSKNVLYEELLRDGIDLLADSLRQAEQTTAAEGGSRVDALDAMIRAGLDFCARSPALTQLYAAELWRTNRTWRATVKLVRGRALAVVESVLRDAVATGELTEELDIPLTASALFGMVLVAALDWQTFQPHRSVEDVHASLSRLLQGRVSGGAQRT